In the genome of Hymenobacter cellulosivorans, one region contains:
- a CDS encoding RNA polymerase sigma factor, translated as MTDADLIAACRQGSGRAQKLLYERFAGMMLGVCIRYLRRREDAEEAMLGGFAKVFRALDQYRHEGSFEGWIRRIMVNEALGQLRRKEPLHLAIDDMVTDVPATAAEAESNLNAADLLALLADLPAGYRTVFNLYALEGYSHPEIAELLGISEGTSKSQLSKARAMLQRRLAAASSSASTSSPKEYYATGRY; from the coding sequence GTGACTGACGCCGACCTGATTGCTGCGTGCCGCCAAGGCAGTGGCCGTGCCCAGAAACTGCTCTACGAGCGGTTTGCGGGCATGATGCTGGGCGTGTGCATCCGGTATCTGCGCCGGCGCGAAGACGCCGAGGAAGCCATGCTGGGCGGGTTTGCCAAAGTGTTTCGGGCCCTGGACCAGTACCGCCACGAGGGTAGCTTCGAGGGCTGGATTCGCCGCATTATGGTCAACGAGGCCCTGGGCCAGCTGCGCCGCAAGGAGCCTCTGCACCTGGCCATCGACGACATGGTGACCGACGTGCCGGCCACGGCCGCCGAGGCCGAAAGCAACCTGAACGCGGCCGACCTGCTGGCTTTGCTAGCTGATCTGCCGGCCGGCTACCGCACCGTGTTTAACCTCTACGCCCTGGAAGGCTATTCCCACCCCGAAATTGCCGAGCTGCTGGGCATTTCTGAGGGCACTTCCAAATCGCAGCTGAGCAAGGCCCGCGCCATGCTCCAGCGCCGCCTGGCTGCCGCCAGCAGCAGCGCTTCCACCTCCTCACCGAAAGAATATTATGCAACCGGAAGATATTGA